In bacterium, the genomic window AAAGATCTGTCCGGCGTAGCGAAAGGCGATCTGGCCGACGTCGGTCAGGCGAATGTTCCGGCCCACCTTGCGGAACAGCTTCACCTCGAGAGCCTCTTCCAGTTGGCCGATCTGCGCGCTGATCGTGGACGGTGAGAGATCGAGAACCTCGCTGGCGCGCGAAATCCCGCCCTCTCTGGCTACGATCCAGAAGTAATAGAGGTGCTGAAAGTTGAGGAAGTCGACCGGCATTCGTTCATTCGTACGAAGCGAAGCGAAACCTCGACACTTCTGTCGAGGTTTAAGTATATCCCTCTCGATAGCGCCATTCGTCTGCTGGTGCAGCGCTCGTCCGAGCTTGCAATCCTGGCCCGAGCCGAACCTCGCGAACAATAGTTTGGAAAAAACGATTGAATCTTTCGATCGCACGGTATTGATTAGGCTTTCCCGGTCTCGTACTCTCTCCCTGGGAAAGAAGCGACAGGCACCGATCCTGGAAAGAGGTGACCGATGGCACGGCAGGACGCATCCACCAGCCGGGGGCGGGCGGACCGCTCGAGGGCAAGCACGCGGTCCGACTACGAAGGGGCAGAGCTCCAGATCCTGACTTCGTCGAGCTACTGCGCGGTCTGCAATCTCACATTCGGCAGTCAGGAGAGAAGAGTGTTCTGGAGCGAGAAGGAAGCCCATCCAGCGTGTGTAAGGAGAGTCCGCAGATTGGAGGCCGCCTGACCCGAAAGGGCCTCGGCGGAACCGAAGCAAGTGTCAAGCGCCCGAGATCCCGTGCCGGAGCGACGCCCTGACCCGACTGGGCGGGGCTGGACGCCTCCTCCGCTGCCGCCTACCGGAGGACATGTTTCCGGCGCCGAGTCGCGCAGCTCCGGCGGTGTGGAGAGTTTCCGCAACATCCTCTTCGTCGCCGGCCTGGACCATGGGCCGGTCCCGAGGCGAGCCCTCGAGCGGGCACTCAGCCTCGCTAGAGCAAACAGGGCGAAACTGACGTTCATCGATGTCGTGCACGAACCGGAGCTGTTTCGGGAGATTCTCCCTCCTGGGATTCTCGCCCGGGTCCGCGGTGACCGGTGCCGATTGCTGACTCGTCTGGCGGCGGTAGCCCAAGAGCGGGGCGTCGAAACCGAGACGGAGCCCGCGGCCGGCAAGCCCTTCCTAGAGATCACTCGGAAGGTCCAACGTTCCGAGCACGATCTCGTGATTACCACAGGAGGCAGCAGCCTAGGCGAAGGGGCCATTGACAGAACGACCATGCAGCTCATGCGCAGGTGCCCTTGTGCGACCTGGGTCCTCCGAGCGCATGCGGCGAACCGCTTCACCCGGGTTCTGGCCGCCATCGACCCGGATCCGGCCGATCCGGAGAAGGACTCGCTCAACCGAAGGATCGTGGAGCTTGCGACCTCCATGGCGAAGCTAGAGAGAGGCGTGTTGCACGTGGTCCACGTGTGGCAACTTCCTAGAATACCGCCGGGGTCGTCCGGGGAGGTCTGGAAGAGGTGGGAAGCGACCGCGCGCAGCGAGATCAATCGGCGACTCTCTGAGTTCCTCGCGGAGTACGATCTCGGCCCGGACCCAAGAGTTCATCTTGTTGCGGGAAGACCCGCCGTTGCGATATCAGAGCTGGCCAGCGAGGAGCGGATCGATCTGCTCGTCATGGGTACGTTTTGCCGCACCGGTGTCCGTCGCTTCTTCATCGGCAACACCGCGGAAGGGGTGCTGGAGAGAGTGGACTGCTCGCTCCTGACGGTCAAACCGGATGGCTTTGTCTCGCCGATCCGGCTGCCTGGGTTTCAGATGTCTGACCGCGCGCCCGCTGACCCGGAGGCACGATGAAACGCCTCAAGAGCATCCTTCTGTACGCGAATGGGGCGCCCGGCGCTGACGTGGCGCTACGGCGGGCCGAGGCGCTTGCCGCCTCGAATGAGGCGTTGCTCTGGGTAGTGGATGTCTTGCCGAGCCGGGATCGGCCCTGGTCAACGCTGGGGGGAGATCCCGAATCCCGACAGGCGGTCGTTGCCGCTCGCCTGCGGGAGTTGGATCTCCTGGTGACCCCGGCCTGCCGGCGGGGCGTGGCTGTCCGAGTCAAGGTGCTGATCGGCAGGCCGTTCGCCGAGCTCATCCGCGAGGTCCTGCGCAATAGACACGATCTTGTGGTGCTGAACGCCGGTACGGAGGAAGGTTGGCCGGGGCCGCTGTTCGGGAGGACCGATCTGCGCCTACTGAAGGATTGTCCGTGCTCCGTCTGGGTGAACAGGCAAGTCGAACACGGCCGACACCGGCGGATACTGGCCGCACTGGACGCGGGTGAGGATTGGAGCGAGCGACAGCGGGAGAGCCTGCGGGTACTGGAGCATTCGGCGCTATTGGCGGAAGCCGACGACAGCGAGCTTCGGATCGCCTACTGCCTGGGTCATTGGACCTCCTACAACTCACCGAGGCTCGTGACGACCGCTCTGGGCCACTACCGTCGTCGGATCGCTGAGCTTCTGTCGCGGTGCGACTTGAGCCGCGTGCGGCACGATGTGCGCCTGGAAAGGGCAGCAGCCGTGGACGTAATCGCCGCCCACCGTGAGGAGGTCGATGTGCTCGTGATGGGAACGGTCTGGAGGAGCGGGCCGGCAGGTGTGCTGATCGGCGACGCCGCCGAGGACGCTTTGGCTCGAGTCGATTGCTCCGTCCTGGCCGTCAAGCCGGAGGGGTTTAGGACGCCAGAGCGATTCGGCGAGCGGCCGGGCTCGAGGCCGAGCGTCGCTGCATAGCGGGCAGCTTGAGCACGGGCTCCTCGGTCGTTTGGGTAGCGCGGGAGCTGGCTGGTGAACCCTTCACCGAGGGGTCAGGCCGTCGGATCGCCATCGAGGAACCGGAAAGCACGATCGATCTCCTCGTGGCCGCCCACCAGGACCAAGCAGTCGCCGGGCTCCAGGCGGAGGTCGGACGACGGGTTCGGATACGACTGCTCGCCGCGAACCACGGCGATCACGCTGGTCCCGGTCTGCCGCCGCAGATCGAGGTCCCTCAAGGTGCGGCCGGCCGCGCCGCTTTCCGACACGATGCGGTAGATGTCCGTGGTTCCGGCCTCTAGGGCCTCGAGGACGGCTTCGAAGGCCTGGCCTACCGGGGCGTGCCGCAGCATCTGGTACGCCTCGCCGCGCAGGGCTCGTGTCTCCGCGCGAATCACGTTGCGCGGCACGTGGTAGGCCGTCAGAACGCGCGTGAAGATCTCGATCGCCGACTCGAACTCCTCGGCCACGACCTGGTTCGCACCGGCCTCGCGGAGGTCCTCGATCTCCTTGAACTTGCTCGTGCGGACCAGGATCTCGATGTCTGGCGAGAGCTCTCGAGCCGCTTTCAAAGAGCGACTTACGGCGCTGAAGTCGGAGATCGCGAACACGATCATCTTGGCGTCTTGGACACCGGCCCGTTCCAAGATCTCTTTCCGCGCTGCGTCGCCAAACAGCACCGGCACTTCTTCACCGCGCGCGCGGCGCACGGCGTCCGGGTCGAGCTCCACTACCAGGTGGGGGATGTGGGTCTCTCGCAGGATCCGGGCCAGCAAGCTGCCGTTCATCCCGTAACCGACCACGACCACGTGGCCGGAGGGCGCCTGGCCCCCCGGCGAGCCCTCGTCGGGGTCCGGGCGGCGCGCCCGCGCGGCGACCCGGGTGCCCACCGCCGGCGCGACGCGCACCAGAATGGGCGTCAAGGCGACGGTCAGAACCGCTGCCACCAGGAGAATCTGGAACCGTTCCCCCTGCAGCAGGCCGTTGGCACGGCCGACCTCCATGAGGACGAAGGAGAACTCGCCGATCTGTGCCAGGCCGATGCCGCAGATGAGGGCGATGCGCAGCGTGAACCCAGCCAGCTTGAGCGCCGCCGCAGCCACCAGCGCCTTGCCGACGGCCAGGAGCAGGGCCAGCCCGACGAGCAACGGCAGTCTGGCCAGAGCGAACGGCAGATCGACCAGCATGCCGATAGAGACGAAGAAAATGCTGGCGAACAGGTCGCGGAACGGACCGATATCGGCGATCACCTGATGGCTGTACTCGGTCTCGGCGACCAGCACTCCGGCGAGGAACGCGCCCAAGGCCAGGGAGAACTCGAGACGCGCCGTGAACCAGGCCATGGCCAGGCAGGTGGTCAGGGCGCCGAGGACGAAGAGCTCGCGGATGCGGGTGCCGGCGATCATCCGCGTCAGCTGCCGTATCAGGACACGGCCGACGAAGAACACCAGGGCCACCGCCGCCAGCCCACCGCCGAAACGCAGGGTCAGGCTCGAGGCGGACGCCTCGATCGAGCCCGACAGGACCGGAGTGAGGGCGATCATCGGCACGATCAGCAGGTCCTGGAAGAGCAGCACGCCCAGCACCACCCGGCCCGGTGGCGTCGTCGTCTCGCGCCGCTCCTGGTACTCCTTGAGAACCACCGCGGTGCTCGACAGGCTGACCACGAAGCCGATGAAGAGGGCGCGGGCCAGTGGCAGCCCGAAGCCGATGACGATCCCCATGGTCAGCCCGGTGGTCAGCGCCCACTGCAGGGAGCCGCCGATCAGAAACGAGCGGCCGAGGGTTCTCATCTCGGCCGAGCTGAGCTGCAGCCCGATGACGAACAGCAGCAGCACAACGCCGATCTCGGCGAAGATCTCGACCTGCTCGGTCTCCGGCACCAGGGCCAGGCCCGAGGGACCGACGAGGATGCCGCTGATCAGGAAGCCGACCACCGGCGGGATGCGCAGTCGGGCGGAGAGCAGCACCACCGCGACGGCGGCGGCGAGAACGACAACCGCTTCGGAGAGGAACTCTACGGTCTCCATCGGTCTCTAGTATGGCGGATTACCTGATGGAGCCTGACCCGGGCAGCCACGGCTCAGAGATCGATCTCCAGCCTTCGCCGCTTCTTCTCCCACCGCTGGCGTGCTAGCTTCCGAAGGTCCTCGATCTCGTCATCTTCATCGACGACCTCGAGGACGCCCATCCCGATATCGTCGCAGCGCACGACCTAGTCGAGCAGGGCGACGCCCTCGCCGGCGGGTCGAGCTACGAGGAAGGGCCCTGACGGTACTCGCTGGATTTCCTGACTCGGCTGGGGGACGGCTTTTTTGGAGAGGATCTAGAGGCTGCGTAGTTTGGCTCGAGCTCACTCCCGCTACCGGCGGCGCCCTTCCCACTTCTGCCGCGCCAGTTTTTGGAGGTCGTCGACCTCGTCGACCTCGTCGACGATCTCCATTCCGATGAGGGTCTCGACGATGTCCTCGAGCGTCACCAGACCGGCCAAACCGCCGTATTCGTCGAGCACCAGCAGCAGGTGAAGCTGGTGGTCGAGGAGGCGCTCGAAGACCACCTCAAGCGAGGTCTTCTCGCTGACGACCTGGACCTCGCGCCCCAGCTCGCGAAGCAGACGTGAGCCCCGTCCGGCGAGCTTATCGCGCATCAGGTCGACCTTGAGGACAAAGGCGAGCACGTCGTCGAGGTCCTTGCGGTAGATGGGGATTCGCGAGAACGGAGGGTCCGGGTGCTCTG contains:
- a CDS encoding universal stress protein, which produces MESFRNILFVAGLDHGPVPRRALERALSLARANRAKLTFIDVVHEPELFREILPPGILARVRGDRCRLLTRLAAVAQERGVETETEPAAGKPFLEITRKVQRSEHDLVITTGGSSLGEGAIDRTTMQLMRRCPCATWVLRAHAANRFTRVLAAIDPDPADPEKDSLNRRIVELATSMAKLERGVLHVVHVWQLPRIPPGSSGEVWKRWEATARSEINRRLSEFLAEYDLGPDPRVHLVAGRPAVAISELASEERIDLLVMGTFCRTGVRRFFIGNTAEGVLERVDCSLLTVKPDGFVSPIRLPGFQMSDRAPADPEAR
- a CDS encoding universal stress protein; the protein is MKRLKSILLYANGAPGADVALRRAEALAASNEALLWVVDVLPSRDRPWSTLGGDPESRQAVVAARLRELDLLVTPACRRGVAVRVKVLIGRPFAELIREVLRNRHDLVVLNAGTEEGWPGPLFGRTDLRLLKDCPCSVWVNRQVEHGRHRRILAALDAGEDWSERQRESLRVLEHSALLAEADDSELRIAYCLGHWTSYNSPRLVTTALGHYRRRIAELLSRCDLSRVRHDVRLERAAAVDVIAAHREEVDVLVMGTVWRSGPAGVLIGDAAEDALARVDCSVLAVKPEGFRTPERFGERPGSRPSVAA